The following is a genomic window from Acidimicrobiales bacterium.
GGCCGAGGGCGGAGAGGCCTAGGCAGTCTGCTTCTCGACAGCCGCGAGGGCCCTCCTGAGAAACCAGCCCCACAGCAATTTGCCGACTGTGTGGTGTACGGCGCTTGCGATCCTGCCCTTCGGACCGCTGCGGAAGCCGCGGTTCAGGATCATTTCCACCTCGCTTCCGCCGTCGCGGGGGGTGGCCCGGAGCTCCCATGTGCTGCCAGGCTGAAAAATGTTGGAGTCGATCACTGTTGCCTTGACCGATCCCGGTTGCGACCACTCGTAGCGGTTCCGCTCCCAGAACAGGCCGACGACCCAGGTGCCCTCGTCTACCTCGGCGAAGTTCTCACCCCGCTCGTGGACCTCGAGGTGCCTTGCTGTCACGTTCGGCCACACGCCAGCACGCCGGTCCGAAAAGTCGCGGGCGGCCTGGAGCACTCGCTGGGGACGCAACACGGTCTTGGCAGCCACCTTGATTGTCAACAGGTGACGGCTCTCGCTAGGGGAAGGGTCACTGGGGAGCGCCTCCTCCTCGATGACCCCTTCGGCGGGGACCGGGCTGGGGGAGTGATGAACGGCGTGCATGAGGGCTGCTCCTTCCGGACCTCTAGCAAAAAAGCACGATCGGTCGTGCTACTAGCAATGTACGACCGTTCGTGCTATCTTGTCAACATGCATCAATCCCGGAAGCCTCGGGCGGACGGAGAACGCACCCGCGAAGCAATCGTCCGCGAAGCCGTCTCGCTCGCGACCCTCGACGGCCTGGAAGGGCTCTCGATCGGCAACCTCGCCGACGCCCTCGACATGAGCAAGAGCGGTATCTACGCTCACTTCGGCTCGAAGCAGGAGCTCCAGCTCGCCACCGTGGACGAAGCGAGGCGGATCTTCGACGCCGAGGTCATCGAACCGGCGCTCGCCGCCGCTCCCGGGATCGGCCAGCTCGTCGCAATCTGCGACGGGTTCTTCGACCATCTCGTGCGGCGCACCTTGCCCGGGGGCTGCTTCTTCGCCGGGGCTGCCCTGGAGATGGGCACGCGTCCGGGACCCGTGAAGGAACAGATCGCCGATTTTCAGAGTGGATTCACCTCGCTGATCCGCCAGTTCATCGTCACCGCCGTCGAACACCACGAACTTCCCGCCGACGAGGACCCCGACGCGCTGACGTTCGAGCTCAGCGGCGTCATCCTCGCCGCCAACACCAACTTCGTCCTCCGTGGAGACCCAGCGGCGCTCGACATGGCCAGGGTCATCGTCCGCCGACGGCTCGGAGTCACAACGACAGCAGCGGCCTCACCGCAACGAACGGCGGCAACTCAAGAGCAGCGAGGGAGGCCAGGAAAAGGATCCCGCCGTACAGCAGCCGTTGGTTCTTGACCGTCGCAACGGTGGCCCAAGGGTCCTGAACGTCAAGGGCGCCGCTCCGGACCACCAGGAAGTGCCGCGATTCGCTGGTAGAAATCGCGGGCATCTCTCAGAACGGCAAGGAGGTCATCCAGTTGCGCCTCGCTCGTGAAATGACCGTGGGCGCGAGCGAGTCCTTCGACGCGATCGAGCCAGTCGAGGCACCAGCCGGCGCTCTCGGCTCGGGCGACGGAAGCCCCATCGACCTCCACGTAGACCGGGCTGGTGTGGGCGAACACCGAGGGCCCGAGAACAGCGGGATGGCGAGGACCGCGGGCCTGGGCAGCGATCCAGAGCGACTTCGAAACCGTCAGCTCGCTCACGAGATCGCCGCCACTAGTTTCCGCCGCCACGCCGCCGGGGCCGAGCACCTCGAGCACCTCGACCCCCGGACCCTGGACCCGAGCGGAGACTGGCAAGGTCGTACCCGCCTCGACAGCCACGACGTCGCCCGGTCCGTGTCCGCCCACGTCGAGTTCCAGCCACGGCCCGTTGGTGGCGAAGGTCCGACCCCCTTGCACGGCCGATTGCCAAGCATCCACCGAGAGGTGCTCGCCACTCAGGTCGGCATAGGCTCGGGCCCATCCAGGGGGGTTGGAGAAGTTCGCAGCCCTTGAGTGGGACAGGAACACGTCCGTACCGACGGTGGCGGCGAGGCGCAGGCCGCAGTTGAGCAGATGGTGGTAGAGCACGGCGGTGCCGGCCGCGTCGTTGGGGCCGAGGAGATCGACCGAGTCGACCAGGCCCAGAGCGGCGTCGGCCACCAGCTCCCGTGCCTCCACCGAGCGGGGGTTGGCGAAGGCCCCCGCTGGCGTCCCGTCCGCCAATGGTGAGAAGACCGGGTGCGTGTAGCCGACGGTGGCCCCCAGGTGGCGGAACTCCTCACAGGCGCTGGCGTTGGGGGGCCAGTCCTCGGGGTGCTCGGAGCCGTGGTGGCCGGTCTGGTAGCGGATCGGCGGACCGCTTGGTGAGAGGGCATGGAAGTGGCCGAGCATGTCGTTTCGGAACTCAACCCCCCAGCGGGCGACCTGGCCCTCGATCGTCCAAGGTAGGTCCTGGCCGGCGAAGTGCTCGAAGGCCTCTCGGTCGTAGATGCGGGCGCCGAGCAGGTTGCCCGCCACCAGGTTCATCAGATGCAGCCCCTCGCCGCGCTGCATGAGCGCCGCGTCGTGTGGTCCGCATACCAAGTCCCCTGAATAGTTCATGTGCACGTGGAGGTCTCCGCCGTACCAGCCCCGGGCGGCGGCGTCGTAGATGCGCGTCGGATGGAGCTCGACCAGCGCCTCTTCTCCCGACTCGCAGGTGACGGTTGTCGTGGCCTGGTCGAATTCCATCCCCCGAGTGCAGGAAACGCGGAGGGCGGTGGCGGGCACCTCGAGGGCGACATCGTTGCCGTGGAAGAACGGACGGCGGTGGAAGTCCCACTTCCGCAGCCGGTCACCGGGGAACCAGCCCTCACCCCGGTCGTCGGTGACCGACCAGCGGGACACCGACCCTGAGCGGAGACGGAGGCGGGCGGCCTCTGCCGGGGCGGCCAGGGGCACCGTGTCATGGCCGATGACGCACTCCGGCCGATCGTGGGTGACGGCGACCATTACCAGTGCGACAGCCCCTGGCGCCACCTTGTGGGTGGCCTCCCCGACGATCATCTCGGCTTCCTCCTCGACACGAGAATCGAGAAGCACCCCGACCTCGGTCGTCGTGTCGGGGAGCACCCACGGCGGCGGACCAGCGGCGATCGTCAGCCCCGTGGCCTCCACGGTGGCCACGACGAGGCCACATGGAAGCGCCTCGGGCAGGCATCGGCGTACCGCCTCGGGCCAATTCCCGGTCTCGGCAGCCGTCGACCACAGCCGGCGCAGGTTCAGGTACCGGCCGTAGTCCTCGCCCGGCAAAGCCGGGTTCTCTCCACCCCAGTCGACAGGCGTCGCTGCCTGGAGCCGTCGGTACTCGGCCAACATCTCTGCCACCCGAGGTGGGACGAGAGCGGCTTCGGGCAGGTCGCAGCACATCGCGTGAGCTTAAGGATCCGGCGAAGGGAGCGCTCAACCCTTTGGATCAGCAAATGGTCTCGCAAGCAAAGCGAAGCCATCGCGCAGATCGGCCTCCCCGAGGATGGCGGATCGCCATGGTGGTGGCTCCAACGTTGCCTCCAGGTCAGCCGCCGGCGTCCTGCCCCTGCGACCGCGCGCGTTTTGGAGTAAGAAGCGGGTGTGAACATTCCCGATTCTCACCGAGATCTGCTGGACAGCCAGGTGGCCACCCTCGGCACCGTCGGCCCGGACGGGCGACCGCAGTTGTCCGAGGTGTGGTTCCTCGCTGATAGGGACACGGTCCGTCTGTCGTTGAACTCCAGCCGGCAGAAGACGAAGAACCTGTTGCGAAACCCGGCTTGCAATCTCTTCATCCTCGACCTGGCCAACCCGTATCGCTATCTAGAGCTGCGAGGCGACGCCGTCGTCGAGGCGGATCCCGACTACAGCCTCGCCGACAGGGTCGGTTCCAAATACGGCGCGGACCTGCGCGGGCACGACGGACCGGGGGAGTCAAGATGTCGCGTGGCTGTTCAGACTACGCGGGTCAACGCCGTGAACATGGGAGGGTGAGACCTGCCCGCGGTATCGGGACCAGGCACGAGAACCAGATCAACGATCCAGAACGCTAGTCCAAGCCGGGGAATGCGGACCCGAGGGGGAAGTACGGCACACAGACGACGCCGGTCATCGTGAGTTCGGCGCTGCCGTCCGTGTCAGGTGCGATGGCCGTCTCGTGACACCGAGGAGACGGGGCTCAGTCGGATTGCCCTCCGGGGTTGATCGATGGCCAGCCGGCGGGCCGCCAGTCTCCTTGTGGGTCCGTGGTTTGCCCGACCTCGATGATGTAACCGTCGGGATCTCGGACCGGGCTGTCTTGCCGCCCGTCGAAGGCTGACGGTCGAAGCCGTTGCTGCCACTCCCGGTGGCCCCTTGTCGTTGGTTCTAGTTGAGGTGCCGCCTCAGCCGGAGGAGCTGAAGGCCTTTCTCGTGTCTGGTGCCGTCGTGCACGGTCGAGTTGAGGGAGCCTTCATCAGCATCGTTCGAAGGCGCGGTGAGCACTCTCTAGCCATCTCGCCCGCCGGTATCCACGCGGCCGTGCCTGCTGGCCCGCTTCTTCGGGGCGAAGAATCGAGAGAACTGAGCGACTCAGGCGGTTCGGGGAACACTCAAAGCGGCGACCAATAGGTCGAGGATGGCTGCCAGCGGGCCCCAGTCCTGGGTTGTCTTGGCGTCGCCATGGCGGAGCGCCTCATTTCGCGCAGGGCCACGTTGACTTCCTACGGCTGTTGGCCTAATGTCCGCGCCGTAGCTGTTGTGGGGAGGCGTTGACTCCTCGGGGTGTTGTGGTCGCGGGAGCCCTCGAGGACGAGCCAGTCGCGAAACCGGCCTCACGGACAACGTCCAGTGAGAAGCAGGAGCGATGTCAATTCAGCCCCAAGCACCAGGTGGCCGTGTTCGTCTGTGTCCGTGGCCCACGAGTCGGCCGCCGGGTCTACGGCCTGTCGCATTCACGCCCCCTCCCTCGTTTGGTTCGCGCATTGTTGCTACTGGATCTCCCCCAGCAGTCGCTGCTGATCGGGCTACGGAACGGGCCGACGAGGTTCGCCAAGGGGAACAATCCATCTTCGGGACTGCCAAGACGATTGGCGAGGCGATAGACGAACTCCGCGACACGGCTGAGGGGCTACGTCCGACGGGGTCGTCGTGAACTCGGCCATTGTGCACGGGGCGACTGAGCGAAGGATCGAGAGCAATCGACCCTGTGTGCCTCTACTCTCCAAGCTCCGTTCTCCCGTCTTTGGGCACGGTGTGATCGATCGCTCAAGGATGATCCACATCCTGGAGAGGCAGAGAAAATCCTCCGTCGTTATCGTCGCGGCCCCGGCGGGCTACGGCAAGACGACCATCCTGGCCCAGTGGGCCGCACGCGACCCCCGGCCTGTCGCCTGGCTCCAGCTCGACGAACACGACAACGACACCGTGACGCTGATGGCCTATGTCGTGCTGGCCCTGCGGCAGGTGGCTGAGCTCGATCCGAAGATTGATGAATGGTTGATCACCAGGACTCCGCCCATGAGCGACCTCATCCTTCCCACTCTGGCCAACGACCTTTCTGCAGCTGATCCATTCCTCTTTGTTCTGGACGACACCCACGTGCTGACCGGAGAGAGTTCGTGGTCGATCGTGCAGTTCTTGGTGGAGCATCTCCCACCAAGCTCACAGATCGCGCTCGGAGGCAGGGTCGACCCTCCGGTATCGCTCGGAAGGATGGCAACCAATGGGCGCCTGGTCGAGGTGCGCTCTGCAGACCTTGCCTTTCGGAACGGGGAAGCCGAGAGCATGCTGGCCGAGGGCGGCCTCCACCTCGAGGAGACGGCGTTGAGGATGCTCCTGGCCCGAACCGAGGGGTGGGCGGCCGGACTCCAGCTGGCGATGCTCTATCTGCAGAATCGCGGCGATCCCGCTGCCCTGGCCGACTTGCACGGCGGCGTGGGCCACATCCCGGACTACCTAGCCCATGAGGTACTGGCCGGTCTGCCGCTCCGGATCAAGCGCTTCCTTCTTCGAACCTCGGTGCTGGAGCGGCTGAGCACTGAGTCGTGCAACGCGGTCATGGGCCATCGTGGCTCGGGCGAGATCCTCGCAGAGCTCGAGCGGTCAAACGTCTTCCTCACCAGACTCGACGAGAGAGGGAAGTGGTACCGATACCACTCGCTCTTCGCCGAGTGGCTCCGGACCCAGCTCGAACGGGACTCGCCGGAGGCCATCCCCGAGCTCCATCGAAAGGCAGCAGCCTGGTATCGGTCGAAGGGTATGCCCGAGGACGCCTTTGAGCATTGGCTGGCGGCAGGCGACGTAGAACAGGCTGGGGAACTTGTGGCTCGCCACTTCCGGACCTGGGCGATGGGTGGACGGACCGAGACAGTGCTGCGATGGTTCAGCGCCTTTGACGAGGAGCAGATCCTCGCATACCCGCAGTTGGCGCTGGCAGGGGCCTGGTTCGCCGCAGCACTGGGGCATTCCCAGACGGCGGCTACGAGACTTGCGGCCGCAGAACGGGGTGATCCACAGGCTCCGTCGCTCGAAGGTGCGGC
Proteins encoded in this region:
- a CDS encoding CehA/McbA family metallohydrolase translates to MLAEYRRLQAATPVDWGGENPALPGEDYGRYLNLRRLWSTAAETGNWPEAVRRCLPEALPCGLVVATVEATGLTIAAGPPPWVLPDTTTEVGVLLDSRVEEEAEMIVGEATHKVAPGAVALVMVAVTHDRPECVIGHDTVPLAAPAEAARLRLRSGSVSRWSVTDDRGEGWFPGDRLRKWDFHRRPFFHGNDVALEVPATALRVSCTRGMEFDQATTTVTCESGEEALVELHPTRIYDAAARGWYGGDLHVHMNYSGDLVCGPHDAALMQRGEGLHLMNLVAGNLLGARIYDREAFEHFAGQDLPWTIEGQVARWGVEFRNDMLGHFHALSPSGPPIRYQTGHHGSEHPEDWPPNASACEEFRHLGATVGYTHPVFSPLADGTPAGAFANPRSVEARELVADAALGLVDSVDLLGPNDAAGTAVLYHHLLNCGLRLAATVGTDVFLSHSRAANFSNPPGWARAYADLSGEHLSVDAWQSAVQGGRTFATNGPWLELDVGGHGPGDVVAVEAGTTLPVSARVQGPGVEVLEVLGPGGVAAETSGGDLVSELTVSKSLWIAAQARGPRHPAVLGPSVFAHTSPVYVEVDGASVARAESAGWCLDWLDRVEGLARAHGHFTSEAQLDDLLAVLRDARDFYQRIAALPGGPERRP
- a CDS encoding TetR/AcrR family transcriptional regulator, with translation MDLEVPCCHVRPHASTPVRKVAGGLEHSLGTQHGLGSHLDCQQVTALARGRVTGERLLLDDPFGGDRAGGVMNGVHEGCSFRTSSKKARSVVLLAMYDRSCYLVNMHQSRKPRADGERTREAIVREAVSLATLDGLEGLSIGNLADALDMSKSGIYAHFGSKQELQLATVDEARRIFDAEVIEPALAAAPGIGQLVAICDGFFDHLVRRTLPGGCFFAGAALEMGTRPGPVKEQIADFQSGFTSLIRQFIVTAVEHHELPADEDPDALTFELSGVILAANTNFVLRGDPAALDMARVIVRRRLGVTTTAAASPQRTAATQEQRGRPGKGSRRTAAVGS
- a CDS encoding PPOX class F420-dependent oxidoreductase, whose translation is MNIPDSHRDLLDSQVATLGTVGPDGRPQLSEVWFLADRDTVRLSLNSSRQKTKNLLRNPACNLFILDLANPYRYLELRGDAVVEADPDYSLADRVGSKYGADLRGHDGPGESRCRVAVQTTRVNAVNMGG
- a CDS encoding LuxR C-terminal-related transcriptional regulator encodes the protein MIHILERQRKSSVVIVAAPAGYGKTTILAQWAARDPRPVAWLQLDEHDNDTVTLMAYVVLALRQVAELDPKIDEWLITRTPPMSDLILPTLANDLSAADPFLFVLDDTHVLTGESSWSIVQFLVEHLPPSSQIALGGRVDPPVSLGRMATNGRLVEVRSADLAFRNGEAESMLAEGGLHLEETALRMLLARTEGWAAGLQLAMLYLQNRGDPAALADLHGGVGHIPDYLAHEVLAGLPLRIKRFLLRTSVLERLSTESCNAVMGHRGSGEILAELERSNVFLTRLDERGKWYRYHSLFAEWLRTQLERDSPEAIPELHRKAAAWYRSKGMPEDAFEHWLAAGDVEQAGELVARHFRTWAMGGRTETVLRWFSAFDEEQILAYPQLALAGAWFAAALGHSQTAATRLAAAERGDPQAPSLEGAATFGSALLTLRALLGQRGVGALHGDAEAAYQLERSVGGALEATAACLAGAGRLLSERDISGARTLLEEAAALGREGEPSARVGSLGLLALIAAQCDQWDEAAKLATVAQRVVEQHKLSNLSLIACVYAMVALVESHRGDVDSAHTNLDLVGQMLAGLAPYPWIAALVATIMAWSAVEIEEIKKARALQREAALAAGKLPDAGLLVEWIDELRRRVGAETGHGPALTPSELRVLQELTTFRSVSDTARDLLVSTNTVKSHLKLVYRKLGASSRAEAIERGRRMGLLER